From Sceloporus undulatus isolate JIND9_A2432 ecotype Alabama chromosome 6, SceUnd_v1.1, whole genome shotgun sequence, one genomic window encodes:
- the TMUB1 gene encoding transmembrane and ubiquitin-like domain-containing protein 1 isoform X3, with protein MALIEGVGDEVTALFGALAVLLVLALAWFSTRTAADRGDPLLAPAAVGQREEPRGEEEGEPSLAAAPDRPGGGPPRDAPRRRTVPGPTPQPPLVPPPAGSSTEPPPREGAFILRLKFLNDTERLARVRPEDTVGALKRETRQGDKEDPEGEGKCDSDCTGIAQEDLVLQNYAHGNGLHAPTSPTRSAATGPGLGWLMRHAWKLSGAC; from the exons atggccctgatcgAAGGTGTCGGGGACGAGGTGACGGCGCTCTTTGGGGCGCTGGCAGTGCTGCTGGTCCTGGCACTGGCCTGGTTCTCCACGCGCACGGCGGCAGACCGGGGGGACCCCCTCTTGGCCCCTGCGGCCGTGGGGCAGCGGGAGGAGCCccggggggaggaagagggggagccCTCCCTGGCAGCTGCTCCTGACCGGCCCGGTGGAGGACCTCCCAGAGATGCCCCACGGCGTAGGACGGTTCCTGGGCCCACCCCACAGCCCCCACTGGTGCCGCCCCCGGCAGGGTCAAGCACAGAGCCTCCTCCCAGGGAGGGCGCCTTCATCCTGCGGCTGAAGTTCCTGAACGACACGGAGCGCCTGGCCAGAGTGCGCCCGGAGGACACGGTCGGAGCCCTCAAGAG GGAAACTCGCCAAGGTGACAAGGAGGATCCAGAGGGAGAAGGCAAATGTGATTCTGATTGCACTGGCATAGCCCAGGAGGACTTGGTTCTCCAAAATTATGCACATGGTAATGGACTTCATGCCCCTaccagtccaacaagatctgctGCCACAGGACCTGGCCTGGGCTGGCTAATGCGCCACGCCTGGAAATTGAGTGGGGCATGTTGA
- the TMUB1 gene encoding transmembrane and ubiquitin-like domain-containing protein 1 isoform X2, whose amino-acid sequence MALIEGVGDEVTALFGALAVLLVLALAWFSTRTAADRGDPLLAPAAVGQREEPRGEEEGEPSLAAAPDRPGGGPPRDAPRRRTVPGPTPQPPLVPPPAGSSTEPPPREGAFILRLKFLNDTERLARVRPEDTVGALKRVQEMILPSFGPYLRRSWKDPTDPGRVQDHLDLSERTSSFWTTGALFFQPFWKDNKVSTCTLSRWIRSCIAAC is encoded by the exons atggccctgatcgAAGGTGTCGGGGACGAGGTGACGGCGCTCTTTGGGGCGCTGGCAGTGCTGCTGGTCCTGGCACTGGCCTGGTTCTCCACGCGCACGGCGGCAGACCGGGGGGACCCCCTCTTGGCCCCTGCGGCCGTGGGGCAGCGGGAGGAGCCccggggggaggaagagggggagccCTCCCTGGCAGCTGCTCCTGACCGGCCCGGTGGAGGACCTCCCAGAGATGCCCCACGGCGTAGGACGGTTCCTGGGCCCACCCCACAGCCCCCACTGGTGCCGCCCCCGGCAGGGTCAAGCACAGAGCCTCCTCCCAGGGAGGGCGCCTTCATCCTGCGGCTGAAGTTCCTGAACGACACGGAGCGCCTGGCCAGAGTGCGCCCGGAGGACACGGTCGGAGCCCTCAAGAG AGTGCAGGAGATGATCCTCCCATCCTTTGGCCCCTATCTTCGAAGGAGTTGGAAAGATCCGACAGACCCTGGACGTGTGCAGGACCATTTGGATTTGTCTGAAAGAACAAGCAGTTTCTGGACCACAGGTGCACTGTTCTTCCAACCCTTCTGGAAGGACAATAAGGTCTCCACCTGCACCCTGAGCAGATGGATCAGGTCATGCATAGCTGCCTGTTAG